The proteins below are encoded in one region of Brachyspira intermedia PWS/A:
- a CDS encoding DMT family transporter has translation MFINQNIKAYLCTFFSILMWGITFISTKILLRDFSPIEILFSRFLLGFALLFIIYPKNNKIYSKKEEMLFAVTGLSGITLYYLFENIALNYSLASNVGILVAIGPLFTGIFASIFLKEKLKLNFFVGFIFAIIGIAVITFNGKFILKINPIGDIFAILAAVMWGIYSVLVKKIADFGHNSVLITKKTFMYGIIFMIPVMLFMGFNVNINDYLKPINLINFLFLSFIACTLCFITWAYATKILGAVKTNTYIYFIPIITLITSKIVLDENITLFAIIGIIFILLGVIISQANISFKKMNKINTRKIMNNQ, from the coding sequence ATGTTTATAAATCAAAATATTAAAGCATACCTATGCACATTTTTCAGTATATTGATGTGGGGTATCACTTTTATTTCAACAAAAATATTATTAAGAGACTTCTCACCTATAGAGATACTTTTCAGCAGATTCTTATTAGGATTTGCTTTATTATTTATAATATATCCTAAAAATAATAAAATATATTCAAAGAAAGAAGAAATGTTATTTGCTGTTACAGGATTAAGCGGAATAACACTTTATTATCTATTTGAAAATATAGCATTGAATTATTCATTAGCATCAAATGTTGGTATTTTAGTTGCTATAGGGCCATTATTTACAGGAATATTCGCTTCAATATTTTTAAAAGAAAAACTAAAACTTAATTTTTTTGTAGGATTCATATTTGCAATAATTGGAATAGCTGTAATAACATTTAATGGAAAGTTTATTTTAAAGATAAATCCTATAGGAGATATATTCGCTATATTGGCTGCTGTTATGTGGGGAATATATTCTGTATTAGTAAAAAAAATTGCAGATTTTGGGCATAATTCAGTTTTAATAACTAAAAAAACTTTTATGTATGGAATAATATTTATGATACCCGTTATGTTATTTATGGGATTTAATGTAAATATAAATGATTATTTAAAGCCTATAAATTTAATTAATTTTTTATTTTTATCTTTTATAGCATGTACTTTATGCTTTATAACTTGGGCTTATGCAACAAAAATATTAGGAGCTGTGAAAACTAACACATATATATACTTCATACCAATAATAACTTTAATAACTTCAAAAATAGTTTTAGATGAAAATATTACTCTATTTGCTATTATAGGAATAATTTTTATATTGCTTGGTGTGATAATATCGCAGGCAAATATTTCGTTTAAAAAGATGAATAAAATAAATACAAGAAAGATAATGAATAATCAATGA
- a CDS encoding rhodanese-like domain-containing protein, producing MKKILLYFIISVSLLFVFSCSKKPYDNINLKKALDLMSKSTNLVLLDVRTPEEYMGGSAPNSINIDVLNTDFKSKIDLLDKNKEYIVYCRSGNRSSIASSIMATNGFLHVYNLQNISYVDFVNAILTNRK from the coding sequence ATGAAAAAAATTTTATTATATTTTATTATTTCAGTATCATTATTATTTGTATTTTCCTGCTCCAAAAAACCATATGATAATATCAATTTGAAAAAAGCATTGGATTTAATGAGTAAATCAACTAATTTAGTTTTATTAGATGTTAGAACACCAGAGGAATATATGGGAGGAAGTGCTCCTAATTCTATTAATATTGATGTTCTTAATACTGATTTCAAAAGTAAAATAGATCTTTTAGATAAAAATAAAGAATATATAGTGTACTGCAGAAGCGGAAACAGATCTAGTATAGCTTCAAGTATAATGGCTACTAATGGATTTTTACATGTTTATAATTTGCAGAATATAAGCTATGTTGATTTTGTAAATGCTATATTAACAAATAGAAAGTAA
- a CDS encoding STAS domain-containing protein: MYGKNIIKNSIKEYYINNDKNIILIIEKDINASIYNELYNILNRLLENHAKNIIIHFRINIKYIISNAIYLMLEVQKVLEFRGGNLILTGLNEYSKWSLKSLEAHKKVKIHDDIQNAIKEIKAS; encoded by the coding sequence ATTTATGGAAAAAATATTATAAAAAACAGTATAAAAGAATACTATATAAATAATGATAAAAATATAATACTAATAATAGAAAAAGATATTAATGCAAGCATATATAATGAACTTTATAATATATTGAACAGGCTTTTGGAAAATCATGCTAAAAATATCATTATACATTTCAGAATCAACATTAAATATATAATATCAAATGCCATATATTTAATGCTTGAAGTTCAAAAGGTATTAGAATTCAGAGGAGGAAATCTAATATTGACAGGTTTAAATGAATATTCAAAATGGTCTTTAAAATCATTAGAAGCACATAAAAAAGTAAAAATACATGATGATATACAGAATGCTATAAAAGAAATAAAAGCATCATAA
- a CDS encoding DUF3467 domain-containing protein codes for MKINNTIYNMKKSRSIYSNRSAVIQNDEEIVLLLGNEMRKENTVDVDTTVYLSLPSFLRLYDTLKEKVDKFREGGNLI; via the coding sequence ATGAAAATAAACAATACAATATACAATATGAAAAAATCAAGAAGTATATATAGCAACAGAAGTGCTGTAATACAAAATGATGAAGAGATAGTGCTTTTGCTTGGAAATGAAATGAGAAAAGAAAATACTGTAGATGTTGATACTACTGTATATTTATCTCTACCGAGTTTTCTAAGGTTATACGATACACTTAAAGAAAAGGTTGATAAATTTAGAGAAGGAGGAAATCTTATATAA
- a CDS encoding LolA family protein, translating into MKKIVLFIILLSIQAYSQIMTPEKVVSMISNRFSTIKGFSANFVERNGERISYGNVITKNPNLFRMEYSSGGNGQSIYCNGETLWIIFPKNNVVAEQKLNYGDSGAIYTPEGIMRLTTKFNIDFYNERELVSLNSFKDSELGIAKYNSSYAANDNRRAYHMLLTSKQASVDRTGFTKIHLWVDNTGMIIRILGITTTNVPVEYLFTSIRYNPKYEDNNKDFEPEISENMQVLKDGLVPNN; encoded by the coding sequence ATGAAAAAAATTGTATTGTTTATTATATTGCTAAGCATTCAAGCCTATTCACAGATAATGACTCCTGAAAAAGTTGTTAGTATGATATCTAATAGATTTTCAACTATAAAAGGTTTTTCAGCTAATTTTGTAGAGAGAAATGGTGAAAGAATTTCTTATGGTAATGTTATAACTAAAAATCCTAATTTGTTTAGAATGGAATATTCAAGTGGAGGAAATGGACAGTCTATATACTGTAATGGTGAAACTTTATGGATAATATTTCCAAAAAATAATGTTGTAGCAGAGCAGAAATTAAATTATGGTGATTCAGGTGCTATATATACTCCGGAAGGAATTATGAGGCTTACAACTAAATTTAATATAGATTTTTATAATGAAAGAGAATTGGTATCTTTAAATAGTTTTAAGGATTCTGAACTAGGAATAGCTAAATATAACAGTTCTTATGCAGCAAATGATAACAGAAGGGCTTATCATATGCTTTTGACTTCAAAACAGGCTAGTGTAGACAGAACTGGCTTCACAAAGATACATTTATGGGTTGATAATACAGGTATGATCATAAGAATATTAGGAATAACAACTACTAATGTTCCTGTAGAGTATTTATTTACATCTATTAGATATAATCCTAAATATGAGGACAATAATAAGGATTTTGAACCGGAAATATCAGAAAATATGCAGGTACTTAAAGATGGTTTAGTACCTAACAATTAA
- a CDS encoding helix-turn-helix domain-containing protein: METIGQILKNAREKKGLTIEELEATTHIVARFIKALENEEFDVLPGEIYVKGFIKNLSDKLSLDADMVLERYNLQKNGIKSEQDLLKSGKAIKNIKKNKEPVKEVKDNKDINDGKDNKEQEVNKEPVKDTNTKESLKDVINTEKHEEKTIKETNKKNKNTNTNNRAEADLLFMARRDLYKLRNKNKSIIPTVIIILAIIVVIAVIVFNWKNITGFIFPSNNKRQNRNEVEISKNIVDSKAKQSVKSGDIIYFKPLGISATIKFNSIGNVLHININGQDLSFSKSSPIILDLNGNGINDFKISVIEVYDNSATVEMEKLEENQMVNTGYTNDIESAAMNTTNYNNTVSTNLLVINGETYIEQDTEKVDIRIEITAKHFVYIRYFIDSNRPATTNLLSGKTLYLEAKDVVMLTIGNAGEVVVKVNGKIINVGAAGETVNKTIKWVKNLNDSTRYNLIMSDTK; this comes from the coding sequence ATGGAAACTATAGGTCAAATATTAAAAAATGCTAGAGAAAAGAAAGGGCTTACTATAGAAGAACTTGAGGCTACTACTCATATAGTTGCTAGGTTTATAAAGGCTTTGGAAAATGAAGAATTTGATGTTCTTCCTGGTGAAATATATGTAAAAGGCTTTATAAAGAACTTAAGTGATAAATTGTCATTAGATGCTGATATGGTGCTTGAAAGATATAATTTGCAGAAAAACGGCATCAAGTCTGAACAGGATTTATTGAAAAGCGGTAAAGCTATTAAAAATATTAAAAAAAATAAAGAGCCTGTAAAAGAAGTTAAAGACAATAAAGATATTAATGATGGTAAAGATAATAAAGAACAAGAAGTTAATAAAGAACCAGTAAAAGATACTAATACAAAAGAATCTCTTAAAGATGTTATAAATACCGAAAAGCATGAAGAAAAAACTATAAAAGAAACAAATAAGAAAAATAAAAATACTAATACTAATAATCGTGCTGAAGCAGATTTATTATTTATGGCAAGGAGAGATTTATATAAATTAAGAAATAAAAATAAATCTATAATACCTACAGTTATTATTATACTTGCTATCATAGTTGTTATAGCTGTTATAGTGTTTAATTGGAAGAATATAACAGGATTTATATTCCCTTCAAATAATAAAAGACAAAACAGAAATGAAGTTGAGATATCAAAAAATATAGTTGACAGTAAGGCTAAGCAAAGCGTTAAATCAGGAGATATTATATATTTTAAGCCTCTTGGAATATCAGCTACAATTAAATTTAATAGTATAGGTAATGTGCTTCATATTAATATTAACGGACAGGATTTATCTTTCTCTAAGAGCAGTCCTATAATATTGGATTTAAATGGAAATGGAATAAATGATTTTAAGATAAGTGTTATAGAAGTTTATGATAATTCAGCTACTGTAGAAATGGAAAAACTTGAAGAAAATCAGATGGTTAATACAGGTTATACCAATGATATAGAGTCTGCTGCTATGAATACCACAAATTATAATAACACTGTATCTACAAATTTACTTGTGATAAATGGAGAAACTTATATAGAACAAGATACTGAAAAAGTAGATATAAGAATAGAGATAACTGCTAAGCATTTTGTATATATAAGATATTTTATAGATTCAAACAGACCAGCTACTACTAACCTTTTAAGCGGTAAAACATTATATTTAGAAGCTAAAGATGTTGTTATGCTTACTATAGGTAATGCGGGAGAGGTTGTAGTAAAAGTTAATGGAAAAATCATTAATGTAGGTGCTGCAGGAGAAACTGTTAATAAGACTATAAAATGGGTTAAGAATTTGAATGATTCTACTAGATATAATCTTATTATGTCAGATACTAAGTAA
- the rimO gene encoding 30S ribosomal protein S12 methylthiotransferase RimO — translation MQNIYLHSLGCEKNTVDGEHILAILQKKGFNITNNPEDADIIVINTCAFIEDSKKESIDAIFDHSMYKKYGKCKRLIVSGCMSERYKENFLEMFKEVDSAIGIYDLENILKAVEEDGFHDAKENTEYKEYGDRVNTGTKYSVYIRISDGCHANCSFCAIPGIRGDHRSRKIEDIVKEAENYAKNGAKEINLIAQETTFYGYDIYNKLALPDLLKALSKVEGIQWIRVLYQNPVVLNDEIIESFFNTDKVVPYFDIPLQHVDKDILKDMNRGTRSYKFYREMIDKIRSYNNDAVIRTSLIVGFPGETPESFKKLIKFVRNAKLDRVGVFTYSEEENTKALLIDKPKLSRNRKLMLREKLMRAAIEVSEKRLERFIGRTIDVLIEKKEDENKFIGRSIYDAPEVDGYVEVYNENTNNNINIGDIVQVTVTHNTKYDLIGNVI, via the coding sequence TTGCAAAATATATATTTACATAGTTTAGGATGCGAGAAGAATACGGTTGATGGAGAGCATATATTAGCCATATTACAGAAAAAAGGCTTTAATATTACCAATAATCCGGAAGATGCAGATATTATAGTTATAAATACTTGTGCTTTTATAGAGGATTCAAAGAAAGAATCTATTGATGCTATATTCGATCATTCTATGTACAAAAAATACGGAAAATGTAAAAGATTAATAGTATCAGGCTGTATGAGCGAGAGATATAAAGAAAATTTTCTTGAGATGTTCAAGGAAGTTGATTCTGCTATAGGCATATATGATTTAGAAAATATATTAAAAGCCGTAGAAGAAGATGGTTTTCATGATGCAAAAGAAAATACTGAATATAAAGAGTATGGCGATAGAGTAAATACTGGTACCAAGTATAGCGTTTATATAAGAATAAGCGATGGATGTCATGCAAACTGCAGTTTTTGTGCTATACCTGGAATAAGGGGAGATCATAGAAGCAGAAAGATAGAAGATATTGTAAAAGAGGCTGAAAATTATGCTAAAAACGGAGCTAAAGAAATTAATTTAATAGCTCAGGAAACGACTTTCTACGGATATGATATATACAATAAATTAGCATTACCAGATTTGCTTAAAGCTCTTTCAAAGGTTGAAGGCATTCAATGGATAAGAGTATTATATCAGAATCCTGTTGTCTTAAATGATGAGATAATAGAATCATTCTTTAATACAGATAAAGTTGTTCCTTATTTTGATATACCTTTGCAGCATGTTGATAAAGATATATTAAAAGATATGAACAGAGGCACAAGAAGCTATAAATTTTATAGAGAAATGATAGACAAAATAAGAAGTTATAATAATGATGCTGTTATAAGAACTTCTTTGATAGTAGGATTTCCCGGAGAAACACCTGAATCGTTTAAAAAGTTAATAAAGTTTGTAAGAAATGCCAAGCTTGATAGGGTAGGGGTATTCACTTATTCAGAAGAGGAGAATACTAAGGCGTTACTTATAGATAAACCTAAATTGAGCAGAAACAGAAAATTAATGCTTAGAGAAAAACTTATGAGAGCAGCTATAGAGGTGTCCGAAAAAAGATTAGAGAGATTTATAGGAAGAACTATAGATGTATTGATAGAGAAAAAAGAAGATGAGAATAAATTTATAGGCAGAAGCATATACGATGCTCCTGAAGTTGATGGATATGTTGAAGTTTATAATGAAAATACTAATAATAATATAAATATTGGCGATATAGTGCAAGTTACTGTTACTCATAATACAAAATATGATTTAATAGGTAATGTTATTTAA
- the clpX gene encoding ATP-dependent Clp protease ATP-binding subunit ClpX, with protein sequence MKKKKQENEPSSIEKEEKKSSYANREDAFRAYFEIVTKIVYTLNLISDRNDMTRRLSSNIDRALGYDDEMMSNNEKIANNSNEVEILINSLKTDVRKISTFKKYNFNIERFISDKNLDLDERFILYSVLVYTIYGDSMSAISVRRILELITLNNDIYINKYHYFDNNSKLISSGIFNLSHEPYPSSGILEITNTLITFISSKVIFAFLEKDNYNVIESIISSGEAIKKISLENKIGGKRKSSESDILTPKEIVAQLDKTVIGQDEAKKALAVHAYLHCLRINGNKDIPFRSNILMIGPTGVGKTYLVKTLADILGLPFARADVTTLTETGYVGDDVEVVLYNLYRKANGDLEKAQHGIVFLDEVDKIAKADAHQSTTGNPSDKAVQEALLSMMNGEDIRVPEFGDRRMMHSSDGILMNTKNILFIFGGAFVGLDDIIKMRLKGESSLGFGSNAVINKLQKNRILSQVDVKDIEKYGMIPEFIGRIPIIVTLNDLTKENLKDILTKTSESPIIKYTEFFKSIGKKLVVTAEAINFIVDKASSMNMGARSLKSIVETAMVNILFNLDGVKGNTLTLTKYDIENAFSEKEFVNSGNEDKKTDNSNKNFSKESFMA encoded by the coding sequence ATGAAGAAAAAAAAGCAGGAAAATGAACCTAGCAGTATAGAAAAAGAAGAAAAAAAATCATCTTATGCTAACAGAGAAGATGCTTTTAGGGCATATTTTGAAATAGTTACAAAGATAGTTTATACATTGAATTTAATATCAGACAGAAATGACATGACTAGAAGACTTTCAAGCAATATTGATAGAGCTTTGGGTTATGATGATGAAATGATGTCTAATAATGAGAAAATAGCCAATAACAGCAATGAAGTTGAAATACTTATAAATTCTCTTAAAACAGATGTAAGGAAAATATCCACTTTTAAAAAGTATAATTTTAATATAGAAAGATTTATTTCAGATAAAAATTTAGATTTAGATGAGAGATTTATTTTATATTCCGTATTAGTTTATACTATTTACGGTGATTCTATGTCAGCAATATCTGTTAGAAGAATATTAGAGCTTATTACATTGAATAATGATATATATATAAATAAGTACCATTATTTTGATAATAATAGTAAATTGATATCAAGCGGTATATTTAATTTATCGCATGAACCTTATCCAAGCAGCGGTATACTTGAAATCACAAATACATTGATAACATTTATAAGTTCTAAAGTGATATTCGCATTTTTGGAAAAAGATAATTATAATGTGATAGAAAGTATAATAAGCAGCGGAGAGGCTATAAAGAAAATTTCATTAGAAAATAAGATAGGAGGTAAACGTAAATCTTCCGAATCAGATATTTTAACTCCTAAAGAAATAGTAGCTCAATTAGATAAAACAGTTATAGGTCAAGACGAGGCAAAAAAAGCATTAGCCGTGCATGCTTATTTGCATTGTTTGAGAATAAATGGCAATAAAGATATACCATTCAGATCAAATATTCTTATGATAGGGCCTACAGGAGTTGGAAAAACTTATTTAGTAAAAACATTGGCAGATATATTGGGACTTCCTTTTGCTCGTGCAGATGTTACCACACTTACAGAAACAGGTTATGTTGGTGATGATGTAGAGGTAGTTCTTTATAATCTTTATAGAAAAGCTAATGGTGATTTGGAGAAAGCCCAGCATGGTATAGTATTTTTAGATGAGGTTGATAAGATAGCAAAGGCAGATGCTCATCAATCAACCACAGGCAATCCTTCAGATAAAGCAGTACAGGAAGCTCTTCTTTCTATGATGAATGGTGAAGATATAAGAGTACCTGAGTTTGGCGACAGAAGAATGATGCATTCAAGCGACGGAATACTAATGAATACTAAAAATATATTGTTTATATTCGGAGGTGCTTTTGTAGGTCTTGATGATATCATTAAAATGCGTTTGAAGGGTGAAAGCAGTTTAGGTTTTGGTTCTAATGCTGTTATAAATAAACTGCAGAAAAATAGGATATTAAGTCAGGTTGATGTTAAAGATATAGAAAAATATGGTATGATACCTGAGTTTATAGGAAGAATACCTATAATAGTAACATTGAATGATCTCACTAAAGAAAATTTGAAAGATATCTTGACAAAAACTTCAGAATCTCCTATTATAAAATATACTGAATTTTTCAAAAGTATAGGTAAGAAGTTGGTAGTAACTGCAGAAGCAATTAACTTTATAGTTGATAAGGCTTCTAGCATGAATATGGGGGCAAGATCTTTAAAAAGTATAGTAGAAACAGCAATGGTTAATATACTTTTCAATTTAGACGGAGTAAAAGGCAATACCTTAACTCTTACTAAATATGATATAGAGAATGCATTCAGTGAGAAAGAGTTTGTAAATTCAGGTAATGAAGATAAAAAAACAGATAATTCTAATAAGAATTTTTCTAAAGAATCCTTTATGGCTTGA
- a CDS encoding RNA polymerase sigma factor encodes MIVTKEKELLKDYELIEAHKKGDSEALDILLTRYKNYIFNLSYRFMHNYEDAMDLTQDVLIRVYKAIDRYEERNYFKGWLYRIISNTAINMYSKAYRRESPYLEKLEIVDDKRYNTEKEYERIYLQEKIYNASTKLKGKQRDVFILRYYENYSYKEISDILNISSDSAKSNYSYALKKMKSLLEKERTLL; translated from the coding sequence ATGATAGTAACTAAAGAAAAAGAATTATTAAAAGATTATGAATTAATAGAAGCACATAAAAAAGGTGATAGTGAAGCATTAGATATATTATTAACAAGATATAAAAACTATATATTTAATTTATCATATCGTTTTATGCATAATTATGAAGATGCTATGGATTTAACACAAGATGTATTGATACGTGTATATAAAGCTATAGACAGATATGAAGAACGCAATTATTTTAAAGGTTGGTTATATCGTATAATAAGCAATACAGCTATAAACATGTATTCTAAAGCTTATAGGAGAGAATCACCTTATCTAGAAAAACTAGAAATAGTTGATGATAAAAGGTATAATACAGAAAAAGAATATGAAAGAATATACCTTCAGGAAAAAATTTACAATGCTTCTACTAAATTAAAGGGAAAACAGAGAGATGTCTTTATATTGAGATATTATGAGAATTACTCATATAAAGAAATATCAGATATTTTGAATATATCAAGCGATTCAGCTAAGAGTAATTATTCCTATGCTCTCAAGAAAATGAAATCGCTTCTAGAAAAAGAAAGGACTCTTTTATGA
- a CDS encoding ATP-dependent Clp protease ATP-binding subunit, giving the protein MFQFHLTSKAKKVIELYAQEEAKRLNHDMVTPEHILLGLLHESEALATRVLLRLKIDLDRLKLELESAMVKSSTTKVFGTLPTAPRVQKLISRSAEEARALSHNYIGTEHLLLGLLREESGTAYNVLTSMGLELTILRQEILKMLGVAGSNISSMEQTTQEDNVKKVKTPTLDQFARDLTKMARDKALDRVIGRENEVMRVVQILSRRKKNNPILLGEPGVGKTAIVEGLAEKIVAADVPDILLKKRVLTLDLSSVVAGTKYRGEFEERIKNIVLEIKKASNIIIFIDELHTLIGAGGAEGALDAANMLKPALSRGEIQCIGATTINEYKKYIEKDGALVRRFQPINVEEPSIEDTIEILNGIKGKYEEHHKVKYTDEAVNAAAVLSKRYIFERHLPDKAIDLIDEAGSRARLLNMTRPQEFKDLDKKIEELNQQKKNAVDNQNFEDAAKIRDEISSIQEELAKKEEKWREEREKIETFIEEDDIRHVISEITNIPIKRLLNSESKRLIGMEEELHQKVVGQKEAISSISKAIRRSRAGLKTSKRPLGSFIFLGPTGVGKTALAKVLSEFMFGDSDALIRIDMSEFMEKFAVSRLIGAPPGYVGYEEGGGLTEKVRRKPYSLILFDEIEKAHPDVTNILLQVLEEGQLTDNFGRKVDFSNTIIIITSNLGARDIIKGSSLGFNAVGSEKDANDIKNFALEELKQNFNPEFLNRIDDIIVFHTLSKEDLKDIINIMLKELNEAIKERNIVINLSEEAKNYIIDKGFDKKYGARSLRRAIQKEIEDYVSTEILFGNIEDGDTINVDANDGSLIFSYEKSTKTENKELSKS; this is encoded by the coding sequence ATGTTTCAATTTCATTTAACAAGTAAGGCAAAAAAGGTAATAGAATTATATGCCCAGGAAGAGGCTAAAAGATTAAATCATGATATGGTTACTCCTGAACATATACTTTTGGGGCTTCTTCATGAATCAGAAGCTTTGGCTACACGTGTTTTATTGAGATTGAAAATTGATTTGGACAGACTTAAATTAGAATTAGAATCAGCTATGGTAAAATCTTCAACTACAAAAGTATTTGGAACTTTACCTACTGCTCCTAGAGTACAGAAACTTATAAGCAGATCTGCTGAAGAGGCTAGAGCTTTAAGCCATAATTATATAGGTACTGAACATTTACTTCTTGGACTTTTAAGAGAAGAAAGCGGTACAGCTTATAATGTACTAACAAGTATGGGGCTTGAGCTTACTATATTAAGACAAGAAATATTAAAAATGCTTGGTGTTGCAGGAAGCAATATTTCTTCTATGGAACAGACTACTCAAGAAGATAATGTTAAAAAAGTTAAAACTCCTACTTTAGATCAATTTGCCAGAGATTTAACTAAAATGGCTAGAGATAAGGCTTTAGACAGAGTTATAGGCAGAGAAAATGAAGTTATGAGGGTAGTTCAGATTCTATCAAGAAGAAAGAAAAATAATCCTATACTTCTTGGAGAGCCTGGGGTAGGTAAAACAGCTATAGTTGAAGGACTTGCTGAAAAGATAGTAGCGGCTGATGTGCCTGATATACTTCTTAAAAAACGCGTATTAACTTTGGATTTATCTTCTGTTGTTGCTGGTACAAAATACAGAGGTGAATTTGAAGAGAGAATAAAAAATATAGTTTTAGAAATAAAAAAAGCTAGTAATATTATTATATTCATAGATGAGCTTCATACATTAATAGGAGCAGGTGGTGCTGAAGGTGCTTTAGATGCTGCTAATATGTTAAAGCCGGCACTTTCAAGAGGCGAGATTCAATGTATTGGTGCTACTACTATAAATGAATATAAAAAATACATAGAAAAAGACGGTGCTTTGGTTAGAAGATTTCAGCCTATCAATGTGGAAGAGCCTAGCATAGAAGATACTATAGAAATATTGAATGGTATAAAAGGTAAATACGAAGAACATCATAAAGTAAAATATACAGATGAAGCTGTAAATGCTGCCGCTGTACTAAGTAAAAGATACATTTTTGAAAGACATTTACCTGATAAAGCTATAGATTTAATAGATGAGGCAGGTTCAAGAGCAAGACTTCTTAATATGACAAGACCTCAAGAGTTTAAAGATTTAGATAAGAAAATAGAAGAACTTAATCAGCAAAAGAAAAATGCTGTTGATAATCAGAATTTTGAAGATGCTGCTAAAATAAGGGATGAAATTAGTTCTATACAGGAAGAGCTTGCTAAGAAAGAAGAAAAATGGCGTGAAGAAAGAGAAAAGATAGAGACATTCATTGAAGAAGATGATATAAGACATGTTATATCTGAAATAACTAATATACCTATAAAAAGATTATTAAATTCAGAAAGCAAAAGATTAATAGGTATGGAAGAAGAACTACATCAGAAAGTTGTAGGACAGAAAGAGGCTATATCTTCTATATCTAAGGCTATTAGAAGAAGCAGAGCAGGACTTAAAACATCAAAAAGACCACTTGGTAGTTTTATATTCTTAGGCCCTACTGGTGTTGGTAAAACAGCTTTAGCTAAAGTGCTTTCAGAGTTTATGTTTGGAGATAGCGATGCTCTTATCAGAATAGATATGAGTGAGTTTATGGAAAAGTTTGCGGTAAGCAGACTTATAGGAGCTCCTCCAGGATATGTTGGTTATGAAGAGGGAGGTGGACTTACTGAAAAGGTAAGAAGAAAGCCTTATTCTCTTATACTTTTCGATGAGATAGAAAAGGCTCACCCTGATGTTACTAATATACTTTTACAGGTGCTTGAAGAAGGTCAGCTTACTGATAATTTTGGAAGAAAAGTTGATTTCTCAAATACTATTATAATTATAACAAGTAATTTGGGTGCAAGAGATATTATTAAAGGAAGTTCTTTAGGATTTAATGCTGTTGGAAGCGAAAAAGATGCTAATGATATTAAAAATTTCGCTTTGGAAGAATTAAAACAGAATTTCAATCCTGAATTTTTAAATAGAATTGATGATATTATAGTGTTCCATACTCTTAGCAAAGAGGATTTAAAAGATATAATCAATATAATGCTTAAAGAGCTTAATGAGGCTATTAAAGAGAGAAATATCGTTATCAATTTAAGCGAAGAAGCTAAGAATTATATTATTGATAAGGGATTTGATAAGAAGTATGGTGCTAGAAGTTTAAGAAGGGCTATACAGAAAGAGATAGAAGATTATGTGAGTACCGAAATATTGTTTGGTAATATTGAAGATGGTGATACTATTAACGTTGATGCTAATGATGGCTCTTTGATATTTTCTTATGAGAAGTCTACTAAGACTGAAAATAAGGAATTATCTAAAAGTTAG